In Notolabrus celidotus isolate fNotCel1 chromosome 22, fNotCel1.pri, whole genome shotgun sequence, the genomic stretch ctgaggaaaggaaatgagcactaagggaaggaaaggaaaggaaaagacagctgaggaaaggaaatgagcactaagggaaggaaaggaaaggaaaagaaagctgaggaaaggaaatgagcactaagggaaggaaaggaaagaaagctgaggaaaggaaatgagcactaagggaaggaaaggaaaggaaaagacagctgaggaaaggaaatgagcgctaagggaaggaaaggaaaggaaaagacagctgaggaaaggaaatgagcgctaagggaaggaaaggaaaggaaaagacagctgaggaaaggaaatgagcactaagggaaggaaaggaaaggaaaagacagctgaggaaaggaaatgagcgctaagggaaggaaaggaaaggaaaagacagctgaggaaaggaaatgagcactaagggaaggaaaggaaaggaaaagacagctgaggaaaggaaatgagcgctaagggaaggaaaggaaaggaaaagacagctgaggaaaggaaatgagcgctaagggaaggaaaggaaaggaaatgagcaccggaacacaacggagcggatccagtggaagttaacacattgacttgagTAGAAACCATCAgatctggatcagagacggacctggtggaatttggctgttacagtttcccctctctctctctccaataaaggttaaaagtatgattgttgaaacacagagcatcCTGAAGTGACCTCTCAAACACCCGTGTGCGTCTTTAGTCCAGTTCTTTGTTCGGTAACAAAAGGAGAGAACTCTTCAAAGTCCTCAGACCTGCAGTGAAGTCTCCCGCCCCCCATGCTGATGAAGTCTGGACTCTGCAGCGATGCATGGTGGAGGAGTTCATGTCAGGTAGCGTAAGCATTGAGAGTCACTGATCTGGTAATAAACACAATAATTATGCACAGGAGttgaaaaacaacacatgaaaGAAGCTCATGAGGCATGATAAACAAAAAGCAGCTTGCATATCTGAAGATTAACCACCACACAAAGACCGCTTTGGATCCAGGTCCCTGTAGTCTAATTGAGTTCATCACAGCGTTACAAAAACAAGGAGTAAACTGTCATTTAGACGACACAGACCGGACTCTGTGCTGACATCAGGGGAGCTCAGGTCTGACAGATACACTCTgaatatttatctttattatgaTCTGGTTTCAGTTTGTTACAGAAACTTGGTTTCCTGTTTTCATTGGACGGATTTTAGTCTTAATGCTTTTATGTTCAGAGTAAGATTTGATGTCTTCACTGAGATTATAGCTGCAGTATCAAAGAAGCTCCCTGTAGAGGATTAACTGGATACAGTGTCATACCATGTCTTATCTGGTATCTGATCTTATGCATCAAATCCTATcatattttatagtttttatatTGAATCCTATGAAagtgttatggtcctgatttgtatCTCTTTCCTTTTTGTATCTTGTCGTGTTATCTCATCGTAGTGTAGTGTGTCTTATCCAATGGTCTGGTattgctttgttgtttttggatgGTCTGATATTTTTATGGTATTGTCTGTAAAATATCAAGGCTGCCATGTTGAAGGAATGGATCAGAATGAGCTCTTTATTCTACAAGTTTCTCATCCTGGTGATGACTTGATGCTAAACTTCATcatttgaagacaaaaaaatgctCAGTTAttttctccttcctccttttAGTCTCAAATATGAGGTCCATgcataaatgttatttattaaaaatataggAAGTAATAAAAAAAGGCCATATTCCCAGTTACTGCTCAGGATTAAACTACAGCATCAATCTGGATTTGTCGTCCTGTCCTGTTGCATCAAACATGAATCCAGATATCTGTCACCTAATCAGATCTCATCCAGTATAAATGCAGGTTTTTATGTCTTCATGTTGAACCAGGCACAGTTCTTTTTCAAGCAGAACATCGTCAGCATACATTAAAACAGATTCAGTCCCTTAATACACTTCATAAATTGTAAAATCTTAATACCTCATAATATCACAAACCTCCACTCTCCATCCCTGACATGAAGGATTACAGTCCCCGTCAGAATCTAGAGCGACAGTTTACATCCTTTAAATTCAATTATTCATCCTCCTTCTGGTTTCAGAGACGAGGCCGGATCCCTCAGCTGCTGAGAGctatcagaggagaggaggtgatgctctctctgacatgtctgATCTGTTGCTGCCACCTAGTGGTGCTGTTCTGTAACAGCAGGATCACATTCATGGAGTCAGAGAGCTGCAGAACCTAAAGGAAGATATGTTAACAGCTTTCATTTCTACTACTGTAGGAACTGTGTAAACATCATTcaccaatatttttttattctttataatataaataaataataaatcaaagtgGATTTTGTTGTTTGAGCTGTGACTCAAGCATTGCCTGGATTGTATTTCACTTGTTAGCATAATTATATCTTATAACGACATAAAGCAAATTAAATCagtgcttattttatttattgtaaatgaAATTGTTCAAATTCAATTAACTGAAATGCAAATATATATTAAGTTATGCATGAAATACATGGAAATATCCTTAAAAGctgtttaaaaaatacagatcAAGAGATTATTTGTAATTTAAGACCCCAAattatatttcattgtttttctgtattatttaaacatttacaaaaaccTAAAATTGTGTAAAAATATTATGAAAGtacttaaaatttaaaatatatattttaaataaaaatatattgacCTTTAAGGTTAGATTTCATGAATAAAATTgagaattatttcatttaaattcattattttttaatggtaCATAAAAAATAGCTATTATGATATAAATTATCATTATGAGtatgtaaattaacataattaCAATATTTGTAAGAAGTCATGTCTgagttattttatgttattatgATTTTAATATTCTCTTTATGTCCTggataaatatttaaacttcaaacactgatatgtagatttaaaaacaaactttgtttaattatttaaaacactttatttaaGTTTCTTGTGTATAAAGTATCTCTGTTTATAtagaagaggattagggtcagTGAAAAACAATATTTTAGGAAGGCAGGCGAGAAAAACTAATATTTTGTAAGGTacgtatttattttttaattcttgaattaaagataaaaattctagagttctgtctttaatgtcagaattctaaatTCTCTGACTTCCTTCACTATGATAAAGAAACTGATTTCCTCCTTCACCCTCCTGACGGCAGGCGGCGCCAGCTCTCcctctccacttcctgtttcctgtttcctcaaACAgccgaagaagaagagagaagctGCTCATGCTAGCTGCTAGCTGCTCATGCTGAGGCTCAGAGACTCTTTCAGACATTTAAACATGAACAAACTGAACAAAGCTCCAGAGTTTGACTCTTATGAGATCGAGGAGCCGAGTGATGAGGAGCGAGCTGAGAGCAGGTCtgaagatttaaaataaaactctttATTTTCAGGATCCTTTAGCAGCGTGAGGCTAACGCGCTGTTAGCTGGTTAGCTGAAtgctaacatgtaaacaaagtggagagaggagaaaacagaagaagtgTTTGTTCAGATATTTATCTCTACATGTAGTTGTATTTATTAATAAGGTGTGGAGATGATGGAGGACATGTTAGTGTTTATTAAAGAGCTGATGTTGTGAATTCAGAGTGTTTTAATTTAGCTACAGAGCATCAAACAGGTGGTTTAATGTTACTGGTGTAGTATGGAGGCAGTGCTTCCACTAACAGTGACTTCCATGACTGATTCCTCTTTTATTATTAGTATGATAATTAAAACAATGatattatcttttatttctggtagttaaatgtgaataaaagtgtaaacaaactcaaacaaaccacACATCTCTCATTCATAATGTGTGATtgttccttctctctgtgtctcagctcTGAGGATGAGCTGGACGTGCTGCTGAACGGGACCccggagcagaagaagaagctgatcAGAGAGTACCTGACCGGGGAGAGCGAGTCCTCCAGCGGGGATGAGTTCGAGAAGGAGATGGAGGCCGAGCTCAGCACCACCATCAAGACCATGGAGGGAACCTGGGGACCTTCATcgacaggtaacacacacctTCACTTCATCTGGTGTGCATGTGTTACTGTTGTAATGCAGCTTCTTGGATGGAGTGATATCAGGAAATAAAGAAGTTTACACTCACTACTGAAGctatacaatataatatatgtTGTGTTTCACTTCCAGAAGCTCTACCTCTGTTTTCAGAAACCTGAGAGGCTTCAAAGCTCAGATCAATCTTAAATGGAATCATCTTAAtggattgtgttttttattatgcAGCAGAAAACCCAGGGGACCAGGtcggcggaggaggaggaggcagcggTGGAGCTCCTGCTCTCCCTAACACCCGGACGTACGATGAGGTTTACTTTGACTCTGACTCAGAAGAGGAGAACACACCAAGTAAGCTCCTGTGTCCTCTGAAAGGACGCTGTAATTTGAATCCTTAGATGTGGTCAGGTTGGTGACACCTCTCTGCGTTTCCTCTTCAGGCAGCTCTACAGGCCGGAAGCGGAGACAGAGGACGATACTGACCAATGACGAGCTGCTGTACGACCCCGATGAGGATGACAGGGACCAGGCGTGGGTGGACGCTCGGAGGAGAGGGTGAGACACGAAGAAGGAGATCAAACTAAGTGTCAGGAGCTGATTTCTTCCTCTGCAGTCATTCAGCGTctcgtcctcttcctctgcaggtaTAGCAGGAAACGACCAGGCGCAGCGCCTCGGTCGCAGCCTCAGGGTTTACCCCGCAGTGACGCCATTCTCAACTGTCCCGCCTGCATGACGACGCTCTGCCTGGACTGTCAGAGGTGAGAAAGTCTGGGTTTTGAGGGCCTTGTTTGTGGTTTCTTCACTTTGTGTGAAGTTAAGTTCAGAGATCTGATAACAACAGTTGGTTGCGTTCCCTCAGGCACGACAAGTACCGCACGCAGTATCGAGCCATGTTCGTCATGAACTGCACGGTGAAGAAAGACGAGGCGCTGCGCTACAAGAACGAGCCGGAGAGGAAGCCGaagaacaggaagaggaggcgGGGACAGAAAACAGAGACGCCGCCTGACGAGAGAGCGGACCCCAGGCCGGCGGGGATGGCCGACGACGAGGTTTATCACCCGGTTCAGTGCTCCGAGTGCACCACAGAGGTCGCTGTGTTCGATAAAGAAGAGGTGTATCACTTCTTCAACATCCTGGCCAGCcactgctgacacactccaacacagacatggttttatttttgatttcttACAGGAGGAtctctgatttttttaaacactgagaATCCAGCTGTGGTCGCTCTGAGTGCGTTCATCAATCAGCTCATGAACTCTGAGATATGACCGAACAGATGATCCTGAAGAGGGGAGGAAGTCCTGCACGGCGTCTCCTCTTTctgagacattttaaaaacatcttacaAAAAGCTGAAGACGCTCCTGTGGTCGTCAGTGCTGCTGTTGGACTGCAAACGTTGAAGCTTAAAGCTCACGTTCATATGAGCATTTGAGGATGATTAAAGTTGGATGAAGATATTCTTGTTGATACCTAATCTAGCATTTATGATCAGTGTATTAACCTGGAATAAACTCTTAATGTTATGCTTTGtaagcagctttaagtgtttaTGAAAGTGTTTATCTACTAACTCCTCCTGTGGGcagcatagactgtttaaataaacaAGTGCCATATGTCAGCGCCAATCCTGTCTCTTTTTGGCTCCAATTTGGAGAGATGAAGGTGTGCAGctcatctttaaatactactagATACTAGATAAATACTTTTTTATACCAGGTGTTTAAAACAAATCATCTCTCTTAAAGGAAGCTCATATTTTCATCCTAGTCGTGTTGTGAGCAGAAGTTTGAGGGCGACTGAAAAGAGGTACCAGTGAGAGGAGAGCGGTGAAACTGAGACATTAACTTTACTTTCTGATTGTTCCTCAGCCGTCATGTTCCAAACGATAATTAAACACCAACATATCTTCACATGACCCCGCAGAGAGGAGTCAGATTCACTCATCCTCCCATGTGTCCTCTCTGCTCTTCCctcagtcacacaaacacacaaaccttcAGCTCTCTACACATCCAGGACAGGGACAGAGACATCCTCCAGCCACTGACTCCACCTCTCCGCCTCTTAAATTGTGAAGCCCAGAAAATTGGGAgggtttatttttatatgaggcaggtggacatttttttttgaggggggggGAAATCCTCATTTAGCCTTACATCGCTTTAAATATGACAACATACTTTCAGTGATGTTTCCTGTACCAGTAATCTGCACAGATGGGTAATAACTAAAAGAAAGTGACCTCATGATGTGTGACTTTTTGTCTTTTCTAAAAGAGAAGTCTATAGTGAAGTTATTTGTACAGTACTTGTTCTGAAATATGACCTCAGTGTCACTATAACgtgctttaaaaaacacttatttAACATTGGTATGTAAAATTTAAATGCCAAACAAAACTAGCTAGCTAACCTGTTCTTATTTGGACTAAAaaccatagccagactccagacagaccaccagagagcCCTCTTCcagatctccggggacttcaaccatgtatctattttctacatagcttatttttgTCTCCTGTGCAtactttcattatcattatttttaatgtatttgtatttatatcttattaattacttcttctattaatattatttgatattcttaattattgtgtacaggagcaactgtaatgactgaatctcccccaggataaataaagtatttctgattctgattttaacatTGCAAATAAACACTTTGGGGATATTTGTGGAAACAGATAACTTATGTTTGATTTTGCAATTATAAGAATTAATGTAGACATTCATGTTGGTGCATATTGTACTGTGTTTGATGCTCTAGAGAGGCAGCAGGGTGTATTatgactcaaaacaaacaacattacTTTGTGCAAACAcgacagaaaattaaaatatgagGTGTGTGAAGTATAAAAGGGAGAACTAtagcaaaacaaatatatttaaataaaacataatgtgATTAGGATAAACTAAAACGCATTACAAATCGATtaatcactttttttaatctctaaattcgacttttattttgaaatcaggATGCAGGAACTCCCAGAGGTGTACGTCACAGCCCTGTGCTCTGAAGCggcgctctgattggctgaaaacaaacaccttaTGGGGAAGCGTCTTGACGTCACCAGCAGTCACGTAGAGAGAGCGGAAGAAGACCCGGACCCTGAGGTAGATCTGAACCTGTGTGGGGTTTTAAAGTTGTGATCATGGCTCTGGGAGACTGCTGGAAACAGTTATCCTGGTTTTACTACCAGTACCTCCTCGTGACCGCGCTGTACATGCTGGAGCCGTGGGAGAGGACCGTGTTCAGTATCCTTTACAGAGTCCACTTACTtcctggaggagaggagctaACATGCTACATGTAGCCTAACATTACGAAAGCTCCTCTAACTTTGACTCCAGACTTTATCTCTCAGATTAATGTATCTATAAGTTATTATACATGTG encodes the following:
- the eapp gene encoding E2F-associated phosphoprotein isoform X1 yields the protein MLRLRDSFRHLNMNKLNKAPEFDSYEIEEPSDEERAESSSEDELDVLLNGTPEQKKKLIREYLTGESESSSGDEFEKEMEAELSTTIKTMEGTWGPSSTAENPGDQVGGGGGGSGGAPALPNTRTYDEVYFDSDSEEENTPSSSTGRKRRQRTILTNDELLYDPDEDDRDQAWVDARRRGYSRKRPGAAPRSQPQGLPRSDAILNCPACMTTLCLDCQRHDKYRTQYRAMFVMNCTVKKDEALRYKNEPERKPKNRKRRRGQKTETPPDERADPRPAGMADDEVYHPVQCSECTTEVAVFDKEEVYHFFNILASHC
- the eapp gene encoding E2F-associated phosphoprotein isoform X2: MLRLRDSFRHLNMNKLNKAPEFDSYEIEEPSDEERAESSSEDELDVLLNGTPEQKKKLIREYLTGESESSSGDEFEKEMEAELSTTIKTMEGTWGPSSTENPGDQVGGGGGGSGGAPALPNTRTYDEVYFDSDSEEENTPSSSTGRKRRQRTILTNDELLYDPDEDDRDQAWVDARRRGYSRKRPGAAPRSQPQGLPRSDAILNCPACMTTLCLDCQRHDKYRTQYRAMFVMNCTVKKDEALRYKNEPERKPKNRKRRRGQKTETPPDERADPRPAGMADDEVYHPVQCSECTTEVAVFDKEEVYHFFNILASHC